A window of Benincasa hispida cultivar B227 chromosome 9, ASM972705v1, whole genome shotgun sequence genomic DNA:
CAGATTTGTTACGACCTTACTTGAATAGGATctgttctataggttgtacatctgtgtccttgagttctaaGGAGAAGAACAGATTTGTGTAAGATGCATACCTGCTTGATTTCGCTTGCTCAGTAATCCTGCTATCGTGTTTTTGATTGGAAACTTGATCAACTGTCCAATTTCATATCACATGTGACTGCCTTCGGTGGAAAAATAGATATTGAATACTACTGTCTAAAACAGAATATCTCTTGgaatttttttctcctttttccttaaaaaacaCTGCACTCTTCAAGGTAGATGGTCCATCTTTTACATGCGTTGATAAGCTCGACATTCCAAATTTAGTTACTACTTAAATATAACTTCTCTCTTGCATTACAGGAATCATTTCAGCCAGTTAAGGTTATGGAGGGACTTTGGATAGTGCCCGAGTGGACAACTCCCCCGGTATAATGATCTAAGCATCCTCTTTCAAACTTTCTGTACTTGTCTGTCCAtatatttatcaattttaaatgGCAGAAGCTTTGAATATGAAAGTTCAGATCATAATGCATCTGTATTTTGTTTTGAGTTCATATCAAGGATGGGGAGGGTACACGTAATATCATCTTGTTAATCATCATTAATTGACCTAGTGGTCAATAAGGGACATGACTTTAATAAAAGACTTAGGGAGAATGAAATTAATCCATAGTGACCACCTACCTAATATCTCCTACAAGTTTATTTGACacccaaatgttgtagggtCAAGCGGGTAGTCTTCTGAGACTAGTTGAGGTGCGTGTGAGCTGTCTTGAACGCTCACGGATATGAAAAAAATGTACGATCTTACTTCATAAATCTTCAAATTCTATGCCCTCCTTGATTAGAAGAATAGCTGATGGCCTGATAGTAGGGAGTATCATGCTCTCTTGTTTACTTCATAATCAATGTTGGCATAAATAGAGAACTTATATGAACACTTAGAGCTGCACTGAGAAACTGCATGTAAACTTAGCAGTTAGTTACATCCTTCGATGGTTCAACCAGTCTCTTAGGAGAGAGTTTTCAGGCTTTGATCATTGGCTCACAaagaaatttaactttaaaCTTTGATTGGAAATAAGAAAAATACTTGTGATTCTTTGATACTATCTCAAATTCCTAATAGAATCGCACCTTTATTTGTACAGGATGTCCATGCGACAAATATTACTCTATATTCTGGATTGGCATTTGGAACAGGGGAACACCCAACTACAAAGTTGTGTCTGCTACTGCTGCACAGCTTAGTGAAAGGAGGGGAAAATTTCTTGGACTATGGCACAGGATCTGGCGTTCTTGCAATTGCATCACTGAAGGTACAATGTCCAAAATATTTCCACCAAGCTCATACTTCAATGAGGCCTGAGACTGTCATCCAACATCCTTAACACATACACCAATACCACATGGTGCTCTTCATGATTGTTATGGGGAAAAATAGGCTCTGGGTGGCTTGGAGTCTTTTAAAAGAAGATTGTTAGTGAATAAATCTATGTACCTACAGAATTTCCATGTTGTTGGCCTCCCTTCTATCATTTCTAACCATATGACCCTGGAAGAAGGGATTCTAGTTTTTGGGTTTCCAATCCCTTGTAGCTCTTTCTTCCATATCATTTGTGCCCCTCCTCCCTCCAAGGAACCAATATGTTCTTCCCTCTttagaagattaaaatttcTAGTGAAATTCTTTGCCTAACAAGTTTTGCACGAGAGAGTGAAAACTCAAGACTCTTCAAAGACTCCTTTTTGTGCAGCCACAATGTTCGATGCTTTGCAGGAAACAGGACCTAGACCATCTTCTGCGGGATTGTCCATTGGCTTTCCCCCTTTGGAGTTAGTTTTACAAAACCTTTGGGGGTGGATATGGCTCACAACAGGGTATTTTTTCATGATTGAGCTTGAACCCTCCTTTTTGCGAGAAAGAGAGTTTTGTGACAGACTTGTTTTTCCACCATTTTGTGGGACATTTGGCGTGTGAGAAATAGTAGTCTCTGTAGAGTGTATGCAAGGTTTGATGTGGATGCTTTGAAAGTCCGTTAGATTTAACTTATCTTTATAGGCATccattaatcaaactctttgttATTATCAGCTTGCTATTCTTGTAATTAGTCTATGTTTATTTTTGTTGGTGGCCTTGTTTCATGTGTGACCTTGTAAATCCTTTCATTTCTCTCTATGAAAACttgatatatatacatatatataacaattttcTGTACACAATTAGGGCTGCCTATTATATTTCCCTGCATGCGATATGATTCTATTTTGTTCACACCTCAACTCGAAGTGACACATTATTAAGCCATTGATGTTCATTATTTAACTTGATATACGATTGCATTTGCAGTTTGGGGCTGCCTTATCTATTGGAATCGATGTAGACCCGCACGCTATTGAATCTGCCCAGCAAAATGCTGCTCTGAACAATATAGAACCCGAAAAATTGCAACTTCATCTGGTTCCTAGTGATATTACAGAATATAAATTTAGTGAAATATATATCTCTGGAAAGGAGAACTTTGACATCGTCATTGCTAATATACTTCGAAATCCTCTGCTAGATTTGGCTGATTATGTTGTCTCTTATGCCAAACCCGAGGCAGTCGTTGCTCTCTCCGGTCTTCTATCCGAGCAGGTATCTTCTAGGACTAGAATCTATTGGtcaaaaatacaaattttagCTTGGTAAAGTGCTAATCCAGTACCTAATTTGATCAAGGGTCCCATGACTCCCATCCATCTGTATGcatgtaaaaatattttttctactGGGTAACATTTGCTCAGTTAATAGTCGATActaggtatatatatattttttgcctgaatgtatatataaaatcaGTCTGAACGGGTACCATAACCTATTGGAAACACATTGTTTGACTTGGCCacgttttattttgttttgtgtaCATTTACAGGTTCCAGCTATTATAGAACGATATTCACAGTACTTGGAAGGCATATCAGTCTCAACTATGGATGATTGGGCCTGTGTGAGTGGCAAAAAGAAAAGGCTGCTTTCTGGCAGCTGATAGAATCTCACTCAGCTATTTCCATAACTTTCACGGAAGAAtgactaatttgattaaagcaTCATAACGAAGAATATCTAGTAATTATCGGGTAAGTTGTGCAATTTCTACAGACTTTGCTACTTTGACAATGGAGAGAGGTTAatgaaatgaataaaattgGATCATTTATTGTTGGGCAGAGCTAGAAGCTTTCATAATTTTACGTCTAAGATGGACTAAGGGTGATCCATCTCTTGTCCCTTCTTCGCTCCTTCCCTACCTGTATTAGGAATTTAGGAAGTTATGAAACAAGGTAGGCCTGTCAGACATTTGACCTCAATTTCATGGAATCTGAGAGGGTAAAATCATATTGACTATCTCATTCTACTTGAGATGATGTTTTCTTTCAGGTATTTTCTTGTTACCAGCACAGGTCGAGTATTTTACATTTTTCCAGTAAATTTTCAACGTTTGCAGAAATTTTCTTATCTTACTCTTGCTCTCGGGAAGGCTGCAAGGATCAGGCAACAACCAGGTGTTGTTCGAAGAGGACGACTTAAGTGCCAAATGCTGCAATCAACTAAGCCCTTTTGAAAGCTGAAATATTATGTGAAGTTATGAATGAGATCAGCCCCTCTCCCATGCTTCAACCAGAGGATCATATTCATAATTCATAAGTGAACGAGGATAAGAAAAATGTGCTTTTAGTCTTGGCCATATTTTAACTGTAACTTAATGTAGTCAAGTATTTCAAATTGGCGtttgtaaaaataatttattcagTGCTCGTTTGCTGGAACTGAACTAGTAATGTTCGAACGAAAATTGTGTATGAGGCCACCTACCTAAGTTTAGTCTTCCCTGACTTGAAACTTGCTGTCCAGTTTCTACGTACTTTTTGACAATGGAGAGGTTTCTAGTAAGCTGTTCTAATTATCCTATTTTAAGTTTTAAGACAATACTTAGTTCGTAATTTAATTGAAGAACTATGTAAACTTGCATAATATTTATGAAACTGTTGAAATTTTGGCCAGTTAAATTTTGTCTATCATCAATGAAAGTCCAAGTCCATCgaaaaaattataagttggattGGGTTTAGTAATTAAAGTTGCTTAAGCCCAATCCAATTCAAGTGCATGGTGAAATTTTGGGTCAAATTAAAGATTGAGCTGAAGCCCAATATTCCAATCCAACAACAAATAGACCCAAGCCCAACTACAGTCCAAGCCCAATTTGGGCCCAATAAAGCAATTAAGCCGAAGCCCATGTAAGGTCTATgagaaacctctataaatagaggttcCATCTCTTCATTTAAGAGCGGGGTTAGAAGAATTGAAGGCGAAAGCTTTCTAAAGATATGAAATTCTGAATCTAAGATTGAACACAACTCTTCCAAAGCTCTAAACATCAGAAAACATATTAAAACTTTAAATGTCAGAAGACAtattaaagctctgaagatttaAGCTCCCAAGATCCGAATACTGAAGCTCCCAAGATCCAAATATTGAAGCTCTCAATTCTTGAAAACCAACACTTTCAAGCTCTCTATTGTTGAAGACTAAAACTTTTGAAGTTTCAAAGACTGAAGCTCTCAAATTCTAAAGAACTAAAGATCTAAACTATTTGAAGCTTCAAAGATTAGAAGactttaacaaattaattgtaTCTTCACAACCTACAAGCTAAAGATTCAATCTcctcaaacttaaaaaaatgttcacaatcgatcaacaagcctaaaggctgctccaagaagatcaacaagtctaGAGGCCAATCGTGCAAAAAGATTAACAAGCTTAACATTAGAGTTTACTTTTCGagataaaacatgaaaaaattatgtattagagattgtactcactatttcatacaaatacaaaattcaaattccacgaattaaatttctcataaaatcttatgtaaagatataaaatacgtgtttaaaaaaaagaaaattgaaaagaaaagtaaagagagagagagaaaaaaaagctaaaaatgaaattgaaaaagagaaattcttataaatagaaaaatctaaaaaatatttatactttatgacAAAAGGTTCCAATAGTGTTTTGTACTTCtggaactttttgttataaaatgtaaataattttaaatatttttttatatttaaatagaCCCCATTGGAAaaggacaaaaaaatatatggaaaagtaaaaaaaaatggtagggaattttaagaaaaaattaattaaaataaaaaagggtgaaaaataaaatttaaaaaaaaaaggaaggaaaagagtgtgaaaaagtaaagaaacaaaaaaaaacagttaataagaaaaaaaacaaaagaaaaaaaaggtgaaaacaatacaattaaaaaggaagaaaaaggaaaaaatgtaaatataaaaaaagtgaaaaaaaaaaaggtgaaaaaaagaaaagaaaaagaagaaaagaaaaataaaaagaaattaaaaaacgaAGGAAAACCCCTAATTTCCATCATCTTAGATGGATGaattaaaaactttaaaaaatagaaaaaataaaaagtcaaactaaGGGGATGAAGTGAGCCATGCCAGACTATGGAGATGAAGCGAGTCACGTCCAAACTTTGAGAGATGAAACTAGTCACGCCAGACTTTGAGAGATGAAGCGAATGatctttgtatttgtattaatttcctGAGAAATTTAATTTGTGGAATTTGAAtcttgtatttgtattaatttcagTATAGTGAGTATAATCTCTATTGCATGATGCTTTCTCTCAAAAAATAAACTCTAATAttaagcttgttgatctttttagaCGATCAACCTTTAGGCTTTGATCTTTTTAGAGGATCGACATTTTTGTTGATTGGCTTATGAACCGCTTTGATCTTTTTAGAGGATCGAcctttttgttgattttcttggagcAACCTTTAGACTTGTTGATTGGCTTGTGAACCTTTTCTTAAGTTTGAGGAGATTAAATCTTTAGCTTGTAGGTTGTGAAGAtacaattaatttgttaataatCTTCTAATCTTTGAAGTTTCAAATAGTTTAGATCTTCAATTCTTCAGAATTTGAGAGAAACTTGAGAAAAGTTTCAGTCTTCAGCACTTGAGAGCGTTGGTTTCAAGAATGTAGAATTTGAGCCCTTGACCTTCAATTCTTCCAATCCCCCACCGCCAAATGAAGATATGgagcctctatttatagaggtttccCAGGGACCTTACATGGACTTTGgtctaattattttattgagCCCAAATTAGCATAGGCCCTTTTGTTGTTGGACTAAAATATTGAACTTGAGCTCAATCACCATAAACTTGAAGTGGGTTAGACTCGAACTACTTTAATTACTCGGTTCgatccaatttttaattttttctaatgATGTGACGAAATTTAGTTGccgaaatttctcattcaacaaaaaCTCGTCAACTTATTCCATCTATTAATAcaaa
This region includes:
- the LOC120086083 gene encoding ribosomal protein L11 methyltransferase isoform X1 is translated as MAATAGKYLKNFSHCITSGIRIPIFPFSPVLTSPFSSTIHIRRQLLISPSLITQFSSSPTHYTSAKYLSVRIRCRKDIVDLLSEALLNFGASSTSVDEDDACGRSHEIYVDTIFPDGQDVSKCISYAADSVGLKELPLYEVTIGEQDDWLKKSQESFQPVKVMEGLWIVPEWTTPPDVHATNITLYSGLAFGTGEHPTTKLCLLLLHSLVKGGENFLDYGTGSGVLAIASLKFGAALSIGIDVDPHAIESAQQNAALNNIEPEKLQLHLVPSDITEYKFSEIYISGKENFDIVIANILRNPLLDLADYVVSYAKPEAVVALSGLLSEQVPAIIERYSQYLEGISVSTMDDWACVSGKKKRLLSGS